ATGCCCGCAGGTGGCGCGCGCAACCATGGCGTTGGACACCGTTCCGCCGGGCTCCCCCCGCGGGGTCGGGCATGACCGGACCGTCGGTGGTGTTGCGCCGGCCGTGCACGCGGAGGTGGTGGTCGTCGGAGCGGGCCAGGCGGGCCTCTCGGCGGCGTATGCGCTGCACCGTGCGGGCACCGACTTCGTCGTCCTGGACGCCGACGACGGGCCCGGCGGAGCGTGGCAGCACCGGTGGGCCTCGCTGCGGCTCGAGCGCGCCAACGGCATCGCCGACCTGCCCGGGATGGCGCTCACCGGGGACCCGGACGAGCGGGCCTCCGTGGCGATGGCCCGCTACTTCGCGGCCTACGAGGAGCACTACTCGCTCCCGGTGCACCGTCCCGTCGCGGTCCGCCGGGTCACACGCACCGACGACGGCTACCGGCTGGAGACGTCGGCAGGGGAGTGGACCGCCCGTGGGCTGGTCAACGCCACCGGCACCTGGTCCCGCCCGTTCTGGCCCGCCTACCCCGGTCGGGAGACCTTCGGCGGCCGGCAGCTGCACGCCGCGGACTTCCGGACGGCGGCGGAGTTCGCCGGGCAGCACGTGGCCGTCGTCGGCGGGGGCATCTCGGCGCTGCAGCTGCTCGTGGAGATCGCCGAGGTCACCACGACCAGCTGGCTGACCCGTCGTCCCCCCGTCTGGCGGGAGGACGACTTCGACCAGGACGCCGGCCGGGCCGCGGTCGCGATGGTCGCCGAGCGGGTCCGCGCGGGGCTGCCCCCGGCGAGCGTGGTCAGCGTGACCGGGCTGCCGGTCACCGACGAGGTCCGCCGGGCCCGGGCGCGCGGCGTCCTGGACGCGCTGCCGGTCTTCGACCGGATGACCCCCGCGGGACTGGCCTGGGACGGTGTCGACGGGTCACCGGCCCGCACGCTGGACGTCGACGTCGTGCTGTGGGCCACCGGCTTCCGGGCCGCCCTGGAGCACCTGGCGCCCCTGCACCTGCGGGCCCCCGGCGGCGGCATCGCGGTCGAGGGCACCACGGTCGTCGGCGAGCCCCGGCTGCACCTGGTCGGCTACGGGCCCTCGGCGAGCACGATCGGGGCGAACCGGGCCGGCCGGTCCGCCGTCCGGGAGCTGCTCGCCACGCTGGCGGGCTGACTCAGCGGTCGGGGCGCGGGCGGTCCTGCTCGTGCAGCCGGACGGCGAGCAGCGCCACGTCGTCCTCCGCGCGGTCGGGCAGCATCCGCTCCAGCAGCAGGTCGACCAGCTCCTCCACCGGGGTCTCGCCGTGCCCGGCGATCTCGGTCAGCAACCGGGCGATGCCCTCGTCGAACACCTGGTCCCGGCGCTCGACGAGCCCGTCGGTGTACAGCAGCACGGTGGATCCGCGCTCGACCACGGCCTCGTGCTCGTGCCGGGTCGTCCCCGGGGCGACCCCGAGCAGCAGGTCGGCCCGGGTGTCGGTGCCCAGCAGCACGGCGTCCCCGGACGCCGGGAGCACCAGCGGGGGCAGGTGGCCGGCGTTGGACCAGCGGATCCGGCTGACGCCGCGCTCGCGCTCCTCGTCAGTCTGCTCGAGCCGGGCGACGAGCACCGAGGCCATCGCGGCCACCCGCAGGCCCTCGATCGCCCGGTCCAACCGGCTCAGCACGCCCGCGGGTCCGACCTCGGCGTCGAAGGCGATCCCACGCAGCAGGCCGCGCAGCTGGCCCATGACCGCCGCGGCCTCCACGTCGTGGCCGACCACGTCGCCGATGACGAGCACGGTCGCCCCGTCGGGCTGGGTGAACACGTCGTACCAGTCGCCGCCGACCTGGGCCTCGCGGGCGGCGGGCACGTAGCGCACGGCCATCTGCAGGTGGTCGGGCTGCGGGGGCTCGGACAGCAGACTGCGCTGCAGCGTCTCCGCGGCCCGGGCCACCCGGCGGCTGCGGGCGTACAGCGCCTCGAGCAGGTTGGTGCGCAGCGCGGTGGCCTCGGTGACCTCCTCGGGGGTCCACGGCTGCGACCGGTCGCGCACGGCCTCCTGCCAGCGGGCGAAGGACTTCCGGGGGGAGATGCGGACGTCCTCGCCCTCCTGCAGGGTGATCACCTTGGCCCGCGGGTCGCCACCCCAGTCGACGGTGCGCAGGTGCTCGCCCCGGGCCCACAGGACGTACTGCCCGTCCGGCAGCGGCACGACGAGCGCGCCGCACGCCAGGTGACGGGGCACGTCGAGCTGCGGGGCGACGGCGGGCAGCGCGTCGGAGTGGGCGACGTCGACGTGCTGGTCGGCGGCCCAACCGGCGATCGCCGCGGCGGTGCCCGGGTCCAGCGGCGCACCGCGCACGGCGGTGCGGCCCTGCAGGTGCACCACGACGGTGTCGGCCTCGACCAGGTCGAGCAGGTCGGGGGTGCCCAGCAGCGACTCGGCCAGCGGGCGGTCCTCGTCCAGGGTGGCCGCGGTCAGCCACGCCAGCGTGGACCGGGCCCGCAGCGCCCGGCGCACCTCCTCCTCGGCGGCGCGGTCGACCAGGCGCAGCGACAGCGTGGAGGCCAGGAACTCCGCGGCCGCGCGGGTGGCGTACGGCGGGGCGTGCGGTCCGGAGTAGTGGTGGCAGGCGATGAGGCCCCACAGCTTCTCGTCGCGCAGCAGGGAGATCGACATGGACGAGCGCACGCCCATGTTGTGCAGGTACTCCACGTGCAGCGGGGAGACGCTGCGCAGCGTGGAGTAGGTCAGGTCCAGCGGTTCACCGGTCGCCGGGTGGGCGACCGGGTGCAGGCGGGCCGGGAGGTAGGAGACGTCGGAGATGAGCCGGATCCAGCTCTTCTCGTACAGCGCCCGGGCCTGCGGCGGGATGTCCGAGGCCGGGTAGTGCAGCCCGAGGAACGGCTCGAGGTGGCCGGCGGCGGCCTCGGCGACGACCTCGCCGTTGAACTCGGCGTCGTACCGGTAGAGCATCACCCGGTCGAACCCGGTGAGGCTGCGGACGGCGGCGACGGTGGTGTCGTAGAGCTCCTGCAGGTCGGTGGCGCGGTTGAGCTCGGCGATGGTCCCGCGGACGGCCTGGTAGGTGTTCGGGAAGCTGAAGGGGCGCGGGCCGAAGGCGGGCTCGAGCTCGATCACCAGGCTGCTGGCCGGGGCGTCCGCGGCCTCGGGCACCCCGATGGGCGGGCCGGCCTCGCCGTGCAGGGCGCGGTGCAGGATCGCGTCCACCGGCACGGGGCTGCCGTCGAGGTCCAGGGTCAGCTCGACCGGGTTGCGCTCGCGCAGGTCGCCGAAGGCCGCGGCCGACCGGGCCACCGCCTGGGCGGGCACGGTGCCCAGCACGTCGGCCAACGGCCGGCCCAGCGCCGCGGTCCAGTCCACCCCGGTGACGTCGGCGAGGTTCTCCGACACCTGCTCGACGACGAGGTCGGGCTCGCTGACCGCGATCAGCACCCCGCGCGGCTGGATGCTGCCGGGCACGTGGATGGGCTCGCGCTCGCAGTTGGTGAGGTCGACCGGGGTCTCCGGGTCCAGCCACGGCGACGGGCGCAGATCGGTCACGCGGGGACACCTCCCGGAGGGGACGACGACGGGACGGCCGGGTGCGACGCAGGCTGCTCTACGTCGGTGCACCACGCGGCCAGTCCGTGAAAGGTACGGCGTGCGGCTGACACGGCGGTGTCGGCGTCCGGGCCGGATGCGAGCCGGTCGCGCACGACCCGGCGGAACGCCGCCCACATCGCCCCGGTCCGCTCGCCGTAGGGGGAGAACGCGTGGAGCCGTGCCGCGCCGGCCAGCGTCGGCAGCGTGGCCAGGTGGGCGTCGATGAACTGCCCGCCCAGCGTCGAGCCCTCCAGCACGTACAGCCGCCCCAGCGCCGTGGCCGTGTCGACGACCGGGTCCAGCGCCGGCGCGT
This sequence is a window from Geodermatophilaceae bacterium NBWT11. Protein-coding genes within it:
- a CDS encoding NAD(P)/FAD-dependent oxidoreductase is translated as MALDTVPPGSPRGVGHDRTVGGVAPAVHAEVVVVGAGQAGLSAAYALHRAGTDFVVLDADDGPGGAWQHRWASLRLERANGIADLPGMALTGDPDERASVAMARYFAAYEEHYSLPVHRPVAVRRVTRTDDGYRLETSAGEWTARGLVNATGTWSRPFWPAYPGRETFGGRQLHAADFRTAAEFAGQHVAVVGGGISALQLLVEIAEVTTTSWLTRRPPVWREDDFDQDAGRAAVAMVAERVRAGLPPASVVSVTGLPVTDEVRRARARGVLDALPVFDRMTPAGLAWDGVDGSPARTLDVDVVLWATGFRAALEHLAPLHLRAPGGGIAVEGTTVVGEPRLHLVGYGPSASTIGANRAGRSAVRELLATLAG
- a CDS encoding SpoIIE family protein phosphatase — encoded protein: MRPSPWLDPETPVDLTNCEREPIHVPGSIQPRGVLIAVSEPDLVVEQVSENLADVTGVDWTAALGRPLADVLGTVPAQAVARSAAAFGDLRERNPVELTLDLDGSPVPVDAILHRALHGEAGPPIGVPEAADAPASSLVIELEPAFGPRPFSFPNTYQAVRGTIAELNRATDLQELYDTTVAAVRSLTGFDRVMLYRYDAEFNGEVVAEAAAGHLEPFLGLHYPASDIPPQARALYEKSWIRLISDVSYLPARLHPVAHPATGEPLDLTYSTLRSVSPLHVEYLHNMGVRSSMSISLLRDEKLWGLIACHHYSGPHAPPYATRAAAEFLASTLSLRLVDRAAEEEVRRALRARSTLAWLTAATLDEDRPLAESLLGTPDLLDLVEADTVVVHLQGRTAVRGAPLDPGTAAAIAGWAADQHVDVAHSDALPAVAPQLDVPRHLACGALVVPLPDGQYVLWARGEHLRTVDWGGDPRAKVITLQEGEDVRISPRKSFARWQEAVRDRSQPWTPEEVTEATALRTNLLEALYARSRRVARAAETLQRSLLSEPPQPDHLQMAVRYVPAAREAQVGGDWYDVFTQPDGATVLVIGDVVGHDVEAAAVMGQLRGLLRGIAFDAEVGPAGVLSRLDRAIEGLRVAAMASVLVARLEQTDEERERGVSRIRWSNAGHLPPLVLPASGDAVLLGTDTRADLLLGVAPGTTRHEHEAVVERGSTVLLYTDGLVERRDQVFDEGIARLLTEIAGHGETPVEELVDLLLERMLPDRAEDDVALLAVRLHEQDRPRPDR
- a CDS encoding biliverdin-producing heme oxygenase, which codes for MLALRTGTATEHQQLEDSLDLLDPALDAARLGHVLDRMHGFWVAAEAGLDDWAAADPDTATALDWPARRRAHLFAADLAALGRAPEGDAPALDPVVDTATALGRLYVLEGSTLGGQFIDAHLATLPTLAGAARLHAFSPYGERTGAMWAAFRRVVRDRLASGPDADTAVSAARRTFHGLAAWCTDVEQPASHPAVPSSSPPGGVPA